A stretch of Apis cerana isolate GH-2021 linkage group LG1, AcerK_1.0, whole genome shotgun sequence DNA encodes these proteins:
- the LOC108004332 gene encoding uncharacterized protein LOC108004332 isoform X1, whose product MNLATILLVLIGLVNGQLNFEGNPLTENTEYTAVESRLFEKTARQKMAENMTDILTESSQNFHPSSLIPNVNNSNQSTNPIKSDDHAIIQRDLYNLSYPSKQEKIVQTGRHLSTNTYNQGITSKAQVALNTFLNSKTPEESRLSLDHYLQSKENLKNVEPMANKQQLAQQSVMQVNQQPISSSSVNQHLTAQLMQQRQTLQAFPVNQPIYNSPVNPIDIHSTVSNPVSIPLMQQQQSHAPGIQARNDVFYPGWYQRVRRVHGKPFPYAQSRIGSGIYVGPAPPAVPFKQKGSPIEVIYTKPPGFHRGPPIISNPSIPYEDANAWFPEVDRPPSNKDIYYSQLYAQSYDPYYYNYIAKTGKIKPHLYGKLGKYHEEEEDGIWSELYQGFKKHGLKNIMTPTFLLGMTLPVVTLMLTALVQKRSFARSDSRKFSTREDTIQDYLEQVQRAVECYEKKRKKRDTNVDEC is encoded by the exons ATGAACCTGGCAACGATCTTGTTAGTTCTCATAGGATTAGTCAATGGTCAATTAAACTTCGAGGGTAATCCGTTGACGGAAAATACCGAGTACACGGCCGTGGAATCACGACTCTTCGAAAAAACTGCAAGACAAAAAATGGCAGAGAACATGACGGATATTTTGACAGAATCTTCTCAAAACTTTCATCCTTCGTCATTGATCCCAAATGTTAATAACTCGAATCAATCGACAAATCCGATAAAATCCGATGATCATGCAATCATCCAaagagatttatataatttgtcgtATCCATCGAAACAAGAGAAGATCGTTCAAACGGGTCGACATTTGTCTACGAATACCTACAATCAAGGAATCACCTCCAAGGCTCAAGTAGCGTTGAACACTTTTCTAAACTCCAAGACCCCAGAAGAATCACGGCTCTCTTTAGATCATTATTTACAAAGCAAGGAAAATCTCAAGAACGTCGAACCAATGGCTAATAAACAACAATTAGCGCAACAATCAGTAATGCAGGTTAATCAGCAACCCATATCATCCTCCTCGGTGAATCAACATTTGACTGCACAACTTATGCAACAAAGACAGACGTTGCAAGCTTTTCCAGTTAATCAACCGATCTACAATTCGCCTGTGAACCCGATAGATATTCATTCGACTGTATCAAATCCAGTATCTATACCTTTAATGCAACAACAGCAATCGCACGCGCCTGGAATTCAAGCGAGGAACGATGTCTTTTATCCTGGATGGTATCAACGTGTCAGAAGAGTGCATGGAAAACCGTTTCCTTATGCACAATCTAGAATTGGATCGGGGATATATGTCGGTCCTGCCCCTCCAG CAGTACCGTTCAAGCAGAAAGGCTCACCTATCGAAGTGATCTACACGAAGCCACCAGGATTTCATCGTGGTCCACCGATTATCAGCAATCCTTCTATCCCATATGAAGACGCTAACGCTTGGTTCCCCGAAGTTGATCGTCCGCCGTCAAATAAAGATATCTATTATTCTCAACTATACGCCCAATCGTACGAtccttattattacaattatatcgcTAAAACGGGAAAGATAAAACCTCATTTGTATGGAAAATTGGGTAAGTATcacgaagaggaagaggatggTATTTGGTCAGAATTGTACCAAGGATTCAAGAAACACggtttaaaaaacattatgaCACCAACGTTCCTCTTGGGAATGACTCTTCCCGTGGTCACTCTAATGCTCACTGCGCTTGTGCAGAAGAGGTCTTTCGCTAGGTCGGATTCGAGAAAATTCTCGACACGAGAGGACACGATTCAGGATTATCTGGAACAAGTTCAAAGAGCTGTAGAatgttatgaaaaaaagagaaagaagagggacACGAATGTAGATGAGTGTTAG
- the LOC108004333 gene encoding haloacid dehalogenase-like hydrolase domain-containing 5 isoform X1, which yields MAIMKILLRPDIVRFTGVRHLSIKPKFGLLFDIDGVLVRGKKVLPPVSEAFKQLQGKDGKFRVPTVFVTNSGNALRSQKAADLSKWIGFEVKESQVIMAHSPLKLFNQFHNKQVLISGQGPIKEIAKELGFQKTVTIQELVKNFPCLDYVNMEKRNPICGPVDPTFPRIEAIVLFSEPISWETPLQLIIDLLMTNGMPIGLLDDIPYPHIPILACNMDLLWVSEAPIPRYGHGTFLLCLESLYKKITGKDMIYTALIGKPSEITYYHANYMLHEHAKSIGIDNVNTIYAIGDNINTDIFGANLYDKYLSYCAKEEALKSDKLKKLLDKDIKPPNAKACISILVETGVHQRDSDFISEHSPRDFLPVEDGLGKPAFVVKHVGEAINVAFKEEKFD from the exons ATggcaattatgaaaatattattacgacCAGACATCGTAAGATTCACGGGGGTCAGA catCTAAGTATTAAACCAAAATTTGGTTTACTTTTTGATATTGATGGTGTATTAGTACGTGGCAAGAAAGTATTACCACCTGTATCAGAAGCTTTTAAACAATTGCAAGGAAAAGATGGCAAATTCCGTGTACCAACTGTATTTGTTACTAACAGTGGAAATGCATTGCGTAGTCAAAAGGCAGCAGATTTATCTAAATGGATAGGATTTGAAGTAAAAGAATCACAAGTTATTATGGCTCATTcaccattaaaattatttaatcagttCCATAATAAACAAGTACTAATATCTGGTCAAGGACCAATCAAAGAAATAGCTAAGGAATTGGGTTTTCAAAAAACAGTAACTATTCAAGAATTagtgaaaaattttccttgTTTAGATTATGTAAATATGGAAAAGAGAAATCCAATATGTGGTCCTGTGGATCCCACATTTCCTAGAATAGAAGCCATTGTGTTATTTAGTGAACCTATTTCTTGGGAAACCCCATTACAACTCATAATAGATCTTTTAATGACTAATGGCATGCCTATTGGTTTGCTTGATGATATTCCATATCCACACATTCCAATCTTGGCATGTAATATGGATTTATTATGGGTATCAGAAGCACCGATTCCTAGATATGGTCATGGTACTTTTTTACTTTGTCTAGAATCgctatataaaaagattacagGGAAAGATATGATATATACTGCTCTAATTGGAAAACCTAGtgaaataacatattatcATGCAAATTATATGCTTCATGAACATGCTAAAAGTATTGGTATAGATAATGTTAACACCATATATGCTATTGG agATAACATCAACACTGATATTTTTGGTGCAAATTtgtacgataaatatttatcttattgtgCAAAAGAGGAAGCATTAAAATCtgataaattgaagaaattactTGACAAAGATATCAAACCACCCAATGCAAAAGCTTGTATTAGTATTTTAGTTGAAACTGGTGTTCATCAACGAGATTCTGATTTTATATCAGAGCATAGTCCTAGAGACTTCTTACCAGTTGAAGATGGTCTTGGCAAGCCTGCATTCGTAGTAAAACACGTTGGCGAAGCTATTAACGTCGCGtttaaggaagaaaaatttgactGA
- the LOC108004328 gene encoding eukaryotic translation initiation factor 2D isoform X1, which produces MFIKSFKVKSNNQLKGTERKKLCEEISAIYPTLTDEETQTLIPKKEAISVMKIVTHNGHLGKIYCVAKIPMFFELESLHQALLPTIYTLWHHPNLLKTFTTYPPVISKLIGGADLMLPGVYLKEPVTLYSFGKLQKGTPVSINTEDNKAPVAVGLTALSSEDMYMSGGHGKCVEILHVIGDTLCQLGKPPLRPNLGPPNIDIDSDKIKNVSDEIKSSDQKNEENNEESLIETMNNLDVNNDVIETETETLCEEENKMEESAKIKTIATDEIEITMDPIKEMDNLLEYCFLKACKTSIKPSDLPILTSNFFKNHLIAACPSNKNIDIKKTRYKKLSLFLAEMKTKGVINTSVVKGVESILSIKFDHPLLKELVIIEESTSTQEPIASNAAVVSECYKVTADVLPVLSKFGYELIFCTEQKSTTVTSYTIMLYYMIRIMYILLPYNDCRKGDIMKRAEIRKCFTEYVKAENLQDGRILKLNPQLASIMKTKANVETVMMEDGINKFIGRMTHMHEVTLAGNKLLHTGKLEPIDMRVTVRSGGKKVTLVNNLETFGINAKEFSKECQNIGASATITDEPGKKTPSVLVQGNQILYVYKLLTEKYQIKKNYIRGLEFAPKKQGSHKK; this is translated from the exons atgtttataaaatcgtTTAAAGTAAAATCTAACAATCAATTGAAAGGAACAGAAAG gaaaaaattatgtgAAGAAATTTCAGCAATATATCCCACATTAACAGATGAAGAAACACAAACGTTAATTCCTAAAAAAGAGGCAATAAGTgttatgaaaattgtaactcaCAATGGTCActtaggaaaaatttattgtgtaGCTAAAATACCTATGTTTTTTGAACTTGAATCTTTACATCAAGCATTATTACCTACCATATATACTTTATGGCACCatccaaatttattaaagactTTTACAACATATCCTCcagttatatcaaaattaataggtGGTGCAGATTTAATGTTGCCTGGTGTCTATTTGAAAGAACCTGTcacattatattcttttgGCAAATTACAAAAGGGTACACCTGTTTCAATAAATACAGAAGATAATaag gcaCCAGTTGCTGTTGGTTTAACTGCACTTTCCAGTGAAGATATGTATATGTCTGGAGGTCATGGAAAATGTGTAGAAATTCTACATGTAATAGGTGATACATTGTGTCAACTTGGAAAGCCTCCTTTGAGGCCAAATTTAGGACCACCAAATATTGATATCGATAgtgataagataaaaaatgtatcagatgaaataaaatcatctgatcagaaaaatgaagagaatAATGAAGAATCACTTATTGaaacaatgaataatttagaTGTGAATAATGATGTAATAGAAACAGAAACTGAAACTCTTTGTGAGGAAGAAAACAAAATGGAAGAATCtgctaaaattaaaactatagctactgatgaaatagaaataactaTGGATCCAATAAAAGAAATGGATAATTTACTTGAATATTGCTTCTTAAAAGCTTGCAAAACTTCAATAAAGCCTAGTGACTTACCAATATTAACAtccaatttctttaaaaaccaTTTAATAGCTGCATGTCcatcaaataaaaacatagatataaaaaaaactcggtataaaaaattatccttgTTTTTAGCAGAAATGAAAACAAAGGGAGTTATTAATACCTCTGTTGTTAAAGGTGTTGAaagtatattatcaattaag TTTGATCATCCTCTTCTAAAAGAATTAGTCATTATAGAGGAATCTACATCAACCCAGGAGCCAATTGCTTCCAATGCGGCAGTCGTCTCTGAATGTTATAAAGTGACTGCCGATGTTTTACCAGTACTATCAAAATTTGGATATGA atTGATTTTCTGTACAGAGCAGAAGTCGACAACTGTTACATCATATACCATTATGCTGTATTATATGATacgaattatgtatattttactcCCATACAATGATTGCAGAAAAGGAGACATTATGAAAAGAGCTGAGATCAGAAAATGTTTTACTGAATACGTGAAAGCAGAGAATCTTCAAGATGGAAg gATACTGAAACTGAACCCTCAACTCGCAAGTATTATGAAAACTAAAGCGAATGTGGAAACTGTAATGATGGAGGATGGAATAAACAAGTTTATTGGACGTATGACGCATATGCATGAAGTTACTTTAGCAggaaataaattgttacacACGGGTAAATTGGAACCTATTGATATGAGAGTCACTGTTCGATCCGGTGGTAAAAAG GTAACGTTAGTAAATAATTTGGAAACATTTGGCATAAATGCTAAAGAATTTAGTAAAGAATGTCAGAATATTGGAGCGAGTGCAACAATTACGGATGAACCAGGAAAAAAGACTCCTAGTGTTCTAGTTCaaggaaatcaaattttatatgtctACAAATTACTTACAG aaaaatatcaaattaaaaaaaactatataagaGGATTAGAATTCGCCCCAAAGAAACAAGGTtctcataaaaaataa
- the LOC108004332 gene encoding uncharacterized protein LOC108004332 isoform X2: MNLATILLVLIGLVNGQLNFEGNPLTENTEYTAVESRLFEKTARQKMAENMTDILTESSQNFHPSSLIPNVNNSNQSTNPIKSDDHAIIQRDLYNLSYPSKQEKIVQTGRHLSTNTYNQGITSKAQVALNTFLNSKTPEESRLSLDHYLQSKENLKNVEPMANKQQLAQQSVMQVNQQPISSSSVNQHLTAQLMQQRQTLQAFPVNQPIYNSPVNPIDIHSTVSNPVSIPLMQQQQSHAPGIQARNDVFYPGWYQRVRRVHGKPFPYAQSRIGSGIYVGPAPPVPFKQKGSPIEVIYTKPPGFHRGPPIISNPSIPYEDANAWFPEVDRPPSNKDIYYSQLYAQSYDPYYYNYIAKTGKIKPHLYGKLGKYHEEEEDGIWSELYQGFKKHGLKNIMTPTFLLGMTLPVVTLMLTALVQKRSFARSDSRKFSTREDTIQDYLEQVQRAVECYEKKRKKRDTNVDEC, encoded by the exons ATGAACCTGGCAACGATCTTGTTAGTTCTCATAGGATTAGTCAATGGTCAATTAAACTTCGAGGGTAATCCGTTGACGGAAAATACCGAGTACACGGCCGTGGAATCACGACTCTTCGAAAAAACTGCAAGACAAAAAATGGCAGAGAACATGACGGATATTTTGACAGAATCTTCTCAAAACTTTCATCCTTCGTCATTGATCCCAAATGTTAATAACTCGAATCAATCGACAAATCCGATAAAATCCGATGATCATGCAATCATCCAaagagatttatataatttgtcgtATCCATCGAAACAAGAGAAGATCGTTCAAACGGGTCGACATTTGTCTACGAATACCTACAATCAAGGAATCACCTCCAAGGCTCAAGTAGCGTTGAACACTTTTCTAAACTCCAAGACCCCAGAAGAATCACGGCTCTCTTTAGATCATTATTTACAAAGCAAGGAAAATCTCAAGAACGTCGAACCAATGGCTAATAAACAACAATTAGCGCAACAATCAGTAATGCAGGTTAATCAGCAACCCATATCATCCTCCTCGGTGAATCAACATTTGACTGCACAACTTATGCAACAAAGACAGACGTTGCAAGCTTTTCCAGTTAATCAACCGATCTACAATTCGCCTGTGAACCCGATAGATATTCATTCGACTGTATCAAATCCAGTATCTATACCTTTAATGCAACAACAGCAATCGCACGCGCCTGGAATTCAAGCGAGGAACGATGTCTTTTATCCTGGATGGTATCAACGTGTCAGAAGAGTGCATGGAAAACCGTTTCCTTATGCACAATCTAGAATTGGATCGGGGATATATGTCGGTCCTGCCCCTCCAG TACCGTTCAAGCAGAAAGGCTCACCTATCGAAGTGATCTACACGAAGCCACCAGGATTTCATCGTGGTCCACCGATTATCAGCAATCCTTCTATCCCATATGAAGACGCTAACGCTTGGTTCCCCGAAGTTGATCGTCCGCCGTCAAATAAAGATATCTATTATTCTCAACTATACGCCCAATCGTACGAtccttattattacaattatatcgcTAAAACGGGAAAGATAAAACCTCATTTGTATGGAAAATTGGGTAAGTATcacgaagaggaagaggatggTATTTGGTCAGAATTGTACCAAGGATTCAAGAAACACggtttaaaaaacattatgaCACCAACGTTCCTCTTGGGAATGACTCTTCCCGTGGTCACTCTAATGCTCACTGCGCTTGTGCAGAAGAGGTCTTTCGCTAGGTCGGATTCGAGAAAATTCTCGACACGAGAGGACACGATTCAGGATTATCTGGAACAAGTTCAAAGAGCTGTAGAatgttatgaaaaaaagagaaagaagagggacACGAATGTAGATGAGTGTTAG
- the LOC108004333 gene encoding haloacid dehalogenase-like hydrolase domain-containing 5 isoform X2: MKHHLSIKPKFGLLFDIDGVLVRGKKVLPPVSEAFKQLQGKDGKFRVPTVFVTNSGNALRSQKAADLSKWIGFEVKESQVIMAHSPLKLFNQFHNKQVLISGQGPIKEIAKELGFQKTVTIQELVKNFPCLDYVNMEKRNPICGPVDPTFPRIEAIVLFSEPISWETPLQLIIDLLMTNGMPIGLLDDIPYPHIPILACNMDLLWVSEAPIPRYGHGTFLLCLESLYKKITGKDMIYTALIGKPSEITYYHANYMLHEHAKSIGIDNVNTIYAIGDNINTDIFGANLYDKYLSYCAKEEALKSDKLKKLLDKDIKPPNAKACISILVETGVHQRDSDFISEHSPRDFLPVEDGLGKPAFVVKHVGEAINVAFKEEKFD; this comes from the exons ATGAAACat catCTAAGTATTAAACCAAAATTTGGTTTACTTTTTGATATTGATGGTGTATTAGTACGTGGCAAGAAAGTATTACCACCTGTATCAGAAGCTTTTAAACAATTGCAAGGAAAAGATGGCAAATTCCGTGTACCAACTGTATTTGTTACTAACAGTGGAAATGCATTGCGTAGTCAAAAGGCAGCAGATTTATCTAAATGGATAGGATTTGAAGTAAAAGAATCACAAGTTATTATGGCTCATTcaccattaaaattatttaatcagttCCATAATAAACAAGTACTAATATCTGGTCAAGGACCAATCAAAGAAATAGCTAAGGAATTGGGTTTTCAAAAAACAGTAACTATTCAAGAATTagtgaaaaattttccttgTTTAGATTATGTAAATATGGAAAAGAGAAATCCAATATGTGGTCCTGTGGATCCCACATTTCCTAGAATAGAAGCCATTGTGTTATTTAGTGAACCTATTTCTTGGGAAACCCCATTACAACTCATAATAGATCTTTTAATGACTAATGGCATGCCTATTGGTTTGCTTGATGATATTCCATATCCACACATTCCAATCTTGGCATGTAATATGGATTTATTATGGGTATCAGAAGCACCGATTCCTAGATATGGTCATGGTACTTTTTTACTTTGTCTAGAATCgctatataaaaagattacagGGAAAGATATGATATATACTGCTCTAATTGGAAAACCTAGtgaaataacatattatcATGCAAATTATATGCTTCATGAACATGCTAAAAGTATTGGTATAGATAATGTTAACACCATATATGCTATTGG agATAACATCAACACTGATATTTTTGGTGCAAATTtgtacgataaatatttatcttattgtgCAAAAGAGGAAGCATTAAAATCtgataaattgaagaaattactTGACAAAGATATCAAACCACCCAATGCAAAAGCTTGTATTAGTATTTTAGTTGAAACTGGTGTTCATCAACGAGATTCTGATTTTATATCAGAGCATAGTCCTAGAGACTTCTTACCAGTTGAAGATGGTCTTGGCAAGCCTGCATTCGTAGTAAAACACGTTGGCGAAGCTATTAACGTCGCGtttaaggaagaaaaatttgactGA
- the LOC108004328 gene encoding eukaryotic translation initiation factor 2D isoform X2, whose translation MFIKSFKVKSNNQLKGTERKKLCEEISAIYPTLTDEETQTLIPKKEAISVMKIVTHNGHLGKIYCVAKIPMFFELESLHQALLPTIYTLWHHPNLLKTFTTYPPVISKLIGGADLMLPGVYLKEPVTLYSFGKLQKGTPVSINTEDNKAPVAVGLTALSSEDMYMSGGHGKCVEILHVIGDTLCQLGKPPLRPNLGPPNIDIDSDKIKNVSDEIKSSDQKNEENNEESLIETMNNLDVNNDVIETETETLCEEENKMEESAKIKTIATDEIEITMDPIKEMDNLLEYCFLKACKTSIKPSDLPILTSNFFKNHLIAACPSNKNIDIKKTRYKKLSLFLAEMKTKGVINTSVVKGVESILSIKFDHPLLKELVIIEESTSTQEPIASNAAVVSECYKVTADVLPVLSKFGYEKGDIMKRAEIRKCFTEYVKAENLQDGRILKLNPQLASIMKTKANVETVMMEDGINKFIGRMTHMHEVTLAGNKLLHTGKLEPIDMRVTVRSGGKKVTLVNNLETFGINAKEFSKECQNIGASATITDEPGKKTPSVLVQGNQILYVYKLLTEKYQIKKNYIRGLEFAPKKQGSHKK comes from the exons atgtttataaaatcgtTTAAAGTAAAATCTAACAATCAATTGAAAGGAACAGAAAG gaaaaaattatgtgAAGAAATTTCAGCAATATATCCCACATTAACAGATGAAGAAACACAAACGTTAATTCCTAAAAAAGAGGCAATAAGTgttatgaaaattgtaactcaCAATGGTCActtaggaaaaatttattgtgtaGCTAAAATACCTATGTTTTTTGAACTTGAATCTTTACATCAAGCATTATTACCTACCATATATACTTTATGGCACCatccaaatttattaaagactTTTACAACATATCCTCcagttatatcaaaattaataggtGGTGCAGATTTAATGTTGCCTGGTGTCTATTTGAAAGAACCTGTcacattatattcttttgGCAAATTACAAAAGGGTACACCTGTTTCAATAAATACAGAAGATAATaag gcaCCAGTTGCTGTTGGTTTAACTGCACTTTCCAGTGAAGATATGTATATGTCTGGAGGTCATGGAAAATGTGTAGAAATTCTACATGTAATAGGTGATACATTGTGTCAACTTGGAAAGCCTCCTTTGAGGCCAAATTTAGGACCACCAAATATTGATATCGATAgtgataagataaaaaatgtatcagatgaaataaaatcatctgatcagaaaaatgaagagaatAATGAAGAATCACTTATTGaaacaatgaataatttagaTGTGAATAATGATGTAATAGAAACAGAAACTGAAACTCTTTGTGAGGAAGAAAACAAAATGGAAGAATCtgctaaaattaaaactatagctactgatgaaatagaaataactaTGGATCCAATAAAAGAAATGGATAATTTACTTGAATATTGCTTCTTAAAAGCTTGCAAAACTTCAATAAAGCCTAGTGACTTACCAATATTAACAtccaatttctttaaaaaccaTTTAATAGCTGCATGTCcatcaaataaaaacatagatataaaaaaaactcggtataaaaaattatccttgTTTTTAGCAGAAATGAAAACAAAGGGAGTTATTAATACCTCTGTTGTTAAAGGTGTTGAaagtatattatcaattaag TTTGATCATCCTCTTCTAAAAGAATTAGTCATTATAGAGGAATCTACATCAACCCAGGAGCCAATTGCTTCCAATGCGGCAGTCGTCTCTGAATGTTATAAAGTGACTGCCGATGTTTTACCAGTACTATCAAAATTTGGATATGA AAAAGGAGACATTATGAAAAGAGCTGAGATCAGAAAATGTTTTACTGAATACGTGAAAGCAGAGAATCTTCAAGATGGAAg gATACTGAAACTGAACCCTCAACTCGCAAGTATTATGAAAACTAAAGCGAATGTGGAAACTGTAATGATGGAGGATGGAATAAACAAGTTTATTGGACGTATGACGCATATGCATGAAGTTACTTTAGCAggaaataaattgttacacACGGGTAAATTGGAACCTATTGATATGAGAGTCACTGTTCGATCCGGTGGTAAAAAG GTAACGTTAGTAAATAATTTGGAAACATTTGGCATAAATGCTAAAGAATTTAGTAAAGAATGTCAGAATATTGGAGCGAGTGCAACAATTACGGATGAACCAGGAAAAAAGACTCCTAGTGTTCTAGTTCaaggaaatcaaattttatatgtctACAAATTACTTACAG aaaaatatcaaattaaaaaaaactatataagaGGATTAGAATTCGCCCCAAAGAAACAAGGTtctcataaaaaataa